Proteins encoded together in one Camelus dromedarius isolate mCamDro1 chromosome 11, mCamDro1.pat, whole genome shotgun sequence window:
- the DDN gene encoding dendrin isoform X1: protein MPYWFLQSRLPDGMGEKHQGSSELCFQCCTVALEKPLLLLSPLYSSHSTFPDLREGGFQVIRIRVCLCVWGWVHDEKDRCLFMSHSIMSRGEARTFKTLGLWWELGGRKQPQAKSHRCSCRRAPPRQLMDFQASHWARGPQIRTCGPRPGSPEPPHRRPWASRVLQEATNWRAGPPAEARAREQEKRKAASQEREAKETERKRRKAGGARRSPPGRSRPEPRNPPRVAQPAGLPAPSRPERLGSVGRPSRPSAQPQCNPGAAWAGPWGGRRPAPPSYEAHLLLRGAAGMASRRRWDRPPPYVAPPSYEGPHRTLGTKRGPEPSQAPASSAPAPARTEGGCTKKRLDPRIYRDVLGAWGLRQGRGLLGGSPGCGTARPRQESGKGAAEKSLRLAAAGLKSGSDDHPKAKASGSSGTETVHAGSATATSSPPHPAPRSRPHSKGSGEGREGRKQSWLPKSWVPSVKKQPPRHSQTLPRPWAPGGTGWRESLGNREEAGPETLEGWKATRRPHTLPRSSRGPAHGEGVFVIDATCVVIRSQYVPTPRTQHVQLLPAGVPRVVGDTPSQPKPNKEEGEEAAVFPSPCQKLLLSSSLSHQPGGGRRFEAEGGKPSDSSLEERASRILGLPVGEVNLQDAPTLPGSPEHSALGPAVSQGAGSAEGSEEVAAVPRRAGGGWARTPGPYAGALREAVYRIRRHTAPDSDSDEAAELSVHSGSSDGSDTEPPGAAWRNERIGPQEGGKTELSDNIRDRLDVISRTEEVLFGARDTKGTPQGNRERQ from the exons ATGCCATACTGGTTCCTCCAAAGCAGGCTTCCTGATGGTATGGGGGAAAAGCATCAGGGCTCATCAGAGCTCTGCTTTCAGTGCTGCACCGTGGCTTTGGAGAAGCCCCTGCTTCTACTTTCACCCCTTTACAGCTCTCACAGCACATTCCCAGACTTGAGGGAGGGAGGCTTCCAAGTTATTAGAATTAgggtatgtttatgtgtgtgggggtgggtgcATGATGAAAAGGACAGATGTCTCTTTATGTCACATTCCATCATGTCTAGGGGGGAGGCAAGGACTTTTAAAACCTTAGGGCTCTGGTGGGAACTGGGTGGAAGGAAGCAACCTCAAGCAAAGAGCCATCGGTGCAGCTG TCGCCGGGCCCCTCCTCGACAGCTCATGGACTTCCAGGCCAGCCACTGGGCCCGCGGGCCCCAGATCCGCAC GTGTGGGCCGCGCCCGGGATCCCCTGAGCCGCCACACCGCCGGCCCTGGGCCTCCAGGGTGCTGCAGGAGGCGACCAACTGGCGGGCGGGGCCCCCGGCCGAGGCCCGAGCCCGggagcaagagaaaaggaaagctgCATCGCAGGAGCGGGAGGCCAAGGAGACCGAGCGAAAAAGGCGCAAGGCTGGTGGGGCCCGAAGGAGTCCCCCTGGTCGGTCCCGTCCGGAGCCTCGGAACCCCCCTCGGGTGGCCCAGCCTGCGGGGCTCCCAGCTCCCTCACGGCCGGAGCGCCTGGGGTCTGTGGGGCGACCGTCCCGTCCATCCGCGCAGCCGCAATGCAACCCAGGGGCGGCGTGGGCGGGGCCCTGGGGAGGTCGGCGGCCAGCGCCCCCGAGTTACGAGGCTCACCTGCTGCTGAGAGGCGCTGCCGGGATGGCCTCGCGACGCCGCTGGGACCGGCCGCCACCCTACGTGGCTCCACCTTCTTACGAAGGCCCCCACAGGACTCTGGGGACTAAGCGAGGCCCCGAGCCCTCCCAGGCGCCCGCCTCTTCAGCCCCTGCACCAGCCAGGACAGAGGGAGGATGCACAAAGAAGAGGCTGGATCCTCGAATCTACCGGGATGTCCTTGGGGCCTGGGGTCTCCGACAGGGGCGGGGTCTCTTGGGGGGATCCCCAGGCTGTGGAACAGCCAGGCCAAGGCAGGAGTCCGGTAAGGGGGCCGCGGAGAAAAGCCTGAGGCTGGCAGCTGCTGGCCTAAAGAGTGGTAGCGACGACCATCCAAAAGCCAAAGCTTCTGGGAGCTCAGGCACTGAGACAGTACATGCGGGGTCTGCAACAGCAACTTCCAGCCCCCCGCATCCGGCTCCCAGGTCCAGGCCCCATTCCAAGGGCTccggggaagggagagaaggtagAAAACAGAGCTGGCTTCCCAAAAGTTGGGTTCCTTCCGTTAAGAAGCAGCCGCCCCGACATAGTCAAACCCTCCCCAGACCCTGGGCTCCAGGAGGCACGGGATGGAGAGAGTCCCTGGGTAATAGAGAGGAGGCTGGACCTGAGACCTTGGAGGGATGGAAGGCGACCCGCCGCCCCCACACCCTGCCCCGAAGTTCCCGCGGCCCTGCTCATGGGGAAGGCGTCTTTGTCATTGACGCCACATGCGTGGTGATAAGATCCCAGTATGTTCCGACCCCTCGAACCCAGCATGTGCAACTTTTGCCCGCTGGGGTGCCGCGCGTTGTGGGGGATACCCCCAGCCAACCGAAGCCCAACAAGGAGGAGGGCGAGGAGGCGGCCGTCTTTCCCTCCCCTTGCCAAAAGCTGCTGTTGAGCAGTAGCCTTTCACACCAGCCAGGTGGGGGACGCAGGTTCGAAGCTGAGGGAGGGAAGCCCTCGGACTCCTCGTTGGAGGAGCGCGCCTCCCGCATCTTGGGGCTCCCGGTCGGCGAAGTAAACCTGCAGGACGCCCCCACGCTGCCAGGTAGCCCAGAGCACTCAGCCTTAGGCCCAGCGGTTTCGCAAGGCGCTGGCAGTGCCGAGGGCTCGGAGGAAGTGGCTGCAGTGCCGCGGCGCGCGGGCGGGGGCTGGGCGCGGACCCCGGGGCCCTACGCCGGGGCTCTGCGGGAAGCTGTGTACCGTATCCGCCGCCACACCGCCCCGGACTCGGACTCGGACGAAGCTGCGGAGCTCAGCGTCCACAGCGGCTCTTCTGATGGAAGCGACACAGAGCCCCCGGGCGCCGCCTGGCGGAATGAGCGGATCGGGCCCCAGGAAGGCGGGAAGACAGAGCTGAGTGACAATATCCGAGATAGGCTAGATGTCATCAGCCGAACAGAGGAGGTCCTCTTCGGGGCGAGGGACACTAAGGGGACCCCACAGGGAAACAGGGAGAGACAGTGA
- the DDN gene encoding dendrin isoform X2, which translates to MLDGQLFSEGPDSPREPRDEESGSCLWVQKSKLLVIEVKTISCHYSRRAPPRQLMDFQASHWARGPQIRTCGPRPGSPEPPHRRPWASRVLQEATNWRAGPPAEARAREQEKRKAASQEREAKETERKRRKAGGARRSPPGRSRPEPRNPPRVAQPAGLPAPSRPERLGSVGRPSRPSAQPQCNPGAAWAGPWGGRRPAPPSYEAHLLLRGAAGMASRRRWDRPPPYVAPPSYEGPHRTLGTKRGPEPSQAPASSAPAPARTEGGCTKKRLDPRIYRDVLGAWGLRQGRGLLGGSPGCGTARPRQESGKGAAEKSLRLAAAGLKSGSDDHPKAKASGSSGTETVHAGSATATSSPPHPAPRSRPHSKGSGEGREGRKQSWLPKSWVPSVKKQPPRHSQTLPRPWAPGGTGWRESLGNREEAGPETLEGWKATRRPHTLPRSSRGPAHGEGVFVIDATCVVIRSQYVPTPRTQHVQLLPAGVPRVVGDTPSQPKPNKEEGEEAAVFPSPCQKLLLSSSLSHQPGGGRRFEAEGGKPSDSSLEERASRILGLPVGEVNLQDAPTLPGSPEHSALGPAVSQGAGSAEGSEEVAAVPRRAGGGWARTPGPYAGALREAVYRIRRHTAPDSDSDEAAELSVHSGSSDGSDTEPPGAAWRNERIGPQEGGKTELSDNIRDRLDVISRTEEVLFGARDTKGTPQGNRERQ; encoded by the exons atgcTGGATGGCCAGCTATTCTCCGAGGGGCCCGATAGCCCCCGGGAGCCCCGGGATGAGGAGTCTGGCAGCTGCCTCTGGGTGCAGAAATCTAAGCTGCTGGTGATCGAAGTGAAGACTATTTCCTGTCATTATAGTCGCCGGGCCCCTCCTCGACAGCTCATGGACTTCCAGGCCAGCCACTGGGCCCGCGGGCCCCAGATCCGCAC GTGTGGGCCGCGCCCGGGATCCCCTGAGCCGCCACACCGCCGGCCCTGGGCCTCCAGGGTGCTGCAGGAGGCGACCAACTGGCGGGCGGGGCCCCCGGCCGAGGCCCGAGCCCGggagcaagagaaaaggaaagctgCATCGCAGGAGCGGGAGGCCAAGGAGACCGAGCGAAAAAGGCGCAAGGCTGGTGGGGCCCGAAGGAGTCCCCCTGGTCGGTCCCGTCCGGAGCCTCGGAACCCCCCTCGGGTGGCCCAGCCTGCGGGGCTCCCAGCTCCCTCACGGCCGGAGCGCCTGGGGTCTGTGGGGCGACCGTCCCGTCCATCCGCGCAGCCGCAATGCAACCCAGGGGCGGCGTGGGCGGGGCCCTGGGGAGGTCGGCGGCCAGCGCCCCCGAGTTACGAGGCTCACCTGCTGCTGAGAGGCGCTGCCGGGATGGCCTCGCGACGCCGCTGGGACCGGCCGCCACCCTACGTGGCTCCACCTTCTTACGAAGGCCCCCACAGGACTCTGGGGACTAAGCGAGGCCCCGAGCCCTCCCAGGCGCCCGCCTCTTCAGCCCCTGCACCAGCCAGGACAGAGGGAGGATGCACAAAGAAGAGGCTGGATCCTCGAATCTACCGGGATGTCCTTGGGGCCTGGGGTCTCCGACAGGGGCGGGGTCTCTTGGGGGGATCCCCAGGCTGTGGAACAGCCAGGCCAAGGCAGGAGTCCGGTAAGGGGGCCGCGGAGAAAAGCCTGAGGCTGGCAGCTGCTGGCCTAAAGAGTGGTAGCGACGACCATCCAAAAGCCAAAGCTTCTGGGAGCTCAGGCACTGAGACAGTACATGCGGGGTCTGCAACAGCAACTTCCAGCCCCCCGCATCCGGCTCCCAGGTCCAGGCCCCATTCCAAGGGCTccggggaagggagagaaggtagAAAACAGAGCTGGCTTCCCAAAAGTTGGGTTCCTTCCGTTAAGAAGCAGCCGCCCCGACATAGTCAAACCCTCCCCAGACCCTGGGCTCCAGGAGGCACGGGATGGAGAGAGTCCCTGGGTAATAGAGAGGAGGCTGGACCTGAGACCTTGGAGGGATGGAAGGCGACCCGCCGCCCCCACACCCTGCCCCGAAGTTCCCGCGGCCCTGCTCATGGGGAAGGCGTCTTTGTCATTGACGCCACATGCGTGGTGATAAGATCCCAGTATGTTCCGACCCCTCGAACCCAGCATGTGCAACTTTTGCCCGCTGGGGTGCCGCGCGTTGTGGGGGATACCCCCAGCCAACCGAAGCCCAACAAGGAGGAGGGCGAGGAGGCGGCCGTCTTTCCCTCCCCTTGCCAAAAGCTGCTGTTGAGCAGTAGCCTTTCACACCAGCCAGGTGGGGGACGCAGGTTCGAAGCTGAGGGAGGGAAGCCCTCGGACTCCTCGTTGGAGGAGCGCGCCTCCCGCATCTTGGGGCTCCCGGTCGGCGAAGTAAACCTGCAGGACGCCCCCACGCTGCCAGGTAGCCCAGAGCACTCAGCCTTAGGCCCAGCGGTTTCGCAAGGCGCTGGCAGTGCCGAGGGCTCGGAGGAAGTGGCTGCAGTGCCGCGGCGCGCGGGCGGGGGCTGGGCGCGGACCCCGGGGCCCTACGCCGGGGCTCTGCGGGAAGCTGTGTACCGTATCCGCCGCCACACCGCCCCGGACTCGGACTCGGACGAAGCTGCGGAGCTCAGCGTCCACAGCGGCTCTTCTGATGGAAGCGACACAGAGCCCCCGGGCGCCGCCTGGCGGAATGAGCGGATCGGGCCCCAGGAAGGCGGGAAGACAGAGCTGAGTGACAATATCCGAGATAGGCTAGATGTCATCAGCCGAACAGAGGAGGTCCTCTTCGGGGCGAGGGACACTAAGGGGACCCCACAGGGAAACAGGGAGAGACAGTGA